From Euwallacea similis isolate ESF13 chromosome 14, ESF131.1, whole genome shotgun sequence, one genomic window encodes:
- the LOC136413616 gene encoding uncharacterized protein: MPRHNDFSFSEMRDMICVFAQMHFNGRAAARSYFELYPNRQQPNHKLFRNLYNRLEETGSFRPQSQNNDARRTIPVEQEEEVLVRIAENKTLSTRRLSATMGMSQSSVWRILHKEKFHPYYLTPVQNLLAEDRSARLRFARFLQEKQNEDPNFSNKILFTDEATFTRRGIFNWKNSHLWDSENPNTVRETHFQHEFKINIWCGVIGDFFIGPFELPANLNGLRYLNFLQGQLKELLEDDPLYLRQNM, translated from the coding sequence atgccaAGGCATAATGACTTTTCCTTTAGTGAGATGCGCGAtatgatttgtgtttttgctcaaatgcattttaacGGTCGTGCTGCAGCACgtagttattttgaattatatcccAACCGACAACAACCCaatcataaattattcagaaacCTGTACAATCGTTTGGAAGAAACAGGCTCTTTTCGCCCTCAAAGCCAAAACAATGATGCTCGAAGGACTATCCCGGTTGAACAGGAAGAGGAAGTTTTAGTacgaattgctgaaaataaaacattaagtaCACGCCGGTTAAGTGCAACGATGGGAATGAGTCAATCGTCTGTCTggagaattttacataaagaaaaattccatccaTATTATTTAACacctgttcaaaatttgctcgCTGAAGACCGTTCTGCTCGCTTAAGATTTGCTAGATTTTTGCAAGAGAAACAAAACGAAGATCCaaatttttcgaataaaattttatttactgacgaGGCAACTTTCACACGCCGTGGAATTTTCAACTGGAAAAATAGCCATTTATGGGATTCTGAGAATCCAAATACTGTACGAGAAACACATTTCCAACACgaatttaagataaacatttggTGTGGTGTAATAGgtgacttttttattggtcCTTTCGAACTTCCAGCCAATTTAAATGGccttcggtatttaaattttttgcaaggaCAACTTAAAGAACTTCTTGAAGATGATCCATTATATTTACGTCAAAATATGTGA